The Haloplasma contractile SSD-17B genome has a segment encoding these proteins:
- a CDS encoding DUF624 domain-containing protein, translating into MNIENIVNSKVYALFDWIYKLLMLNLIWIGFTIGGFVIFSIVPATITVYLILKDTIKGKDVRIFKSFAKIFFSNQYVKSQKLMIILLLFFGIIGFNYYIFANSDILSRFSSIALIIIGIINYIGIMTTIHIFPIFIYFPYLTVRKSIKYAFLFSFSLPIQTILMLIILITSLVLGFLLPFYFFLFGISAVVLLHLYIIRFKYENFNSQGMPLCVENFMN; encoded by the coding sequence ATGAATATTGAAAACATTGTAAACAGCAAAGTATACGCACTATTTGACTGGATTTATAAGTTACTTATGCTAAATCTTATATGGATTGGATTCACAATTGGTGGCTTTGTTATTTTTAGTATTGTTCCGGCAACTATTACTGTTTACCTAATTCTAAAAGATACCATTAAAGGTAAAGATGTCCGAATTTTTAAGTCCTTTGCTAAGATTTTTTTCTCAAACCAATACGTTAAATCTCAAAAATTAATGATTATACTGCTTTTATTCTTTGGTATTATAGGCTTTAACTACTATATATTTGCAAATTCAGACATACTGAGTCGTTTTAGCTCTATTGCATTAATAATAATCGGTATTATAAATTACATTGGAATCATGACAACCATTCATATTTTTCCTATCTTTATATACTTTCCTTATTTAACAGTACGAAAATCGATTAAGTATGCCTTTTTATTTTCATTCTCGTTACCAATTCAAACTATTCTGATGTTAATTATTCTAATTACATCATTAGTACTGGGATTTTTATTACCATTTTACTTTTTCTTGTTTGGTATTTCTGCTGTTGTATTACTACATTTATACATCATTAGATTTAAATATGAGAACTTTAATTCTCAGGGTATGCCCTTATGTGTTGAAAATTTCATGAACTAA
- a CDS encoding DUF2304 domain-containing protein, translating to MLVKTLAFSIAVLTFILIILTVRSSKMQVRDSVFWILWTISLSLFSVFSNRLKQFFTDIGIENSSGMLFLVLTIYSYLVIFHLYCKVSQLNDQTRELTQIIAINQLEQKKSISELTKYYNEQLERIASIEHKVMPTKCQAIDATTSFEEVIVDAKKVN from the coding sequence GTGTTAGTTAAAACGTTGGCATTTAGTATAGCAGTTCTAACTTTTATTTTAATTATTCTAACGGTAAGGTCGTCTAAAATGCAGGTTAGAGATTCTGTTTTTTGGATTCTTTGGACCATTTCATTATCGTTATTTAGTGTGTTTTCTAATCGGTTAAAACAATTTTTTACGGATATAGGAATTGAAAATTCCTCGGGAATGCTATTTTTAGTGCTAACAATTTATAGTTATCTCGTGATTTTCCATCTGTATTGTAAAGTCTCTCAACTAAATGATCAAACGCGGGAGTTAACACAAATCATTGCGATTAACCAACTTGAACAAAAAAAGTCTATATCTGAACTTACCAAATACTATAACGAACAACTAGAACGAATAGCTTCAATCGAGCACAAGGTAATGCCAACTAAATGCCAAGCGATTGATGCGACTACTTCATTTGAAGAAGTGATAGTGGATGCAAAGAAAGTAAACTAA
- a CDS encoding nucleotide sugar dehydrogenase, which translates to MNICVIGLGYIGLPTAAMFAHHGHQVYGVDTRREVVELINKGLIHIEEPGLSELVSDVSLHGLLKAGTKPIEADVYIIAVPTPNQHDEYMSCDLSNVLSACRAIIPYVKEKNIVIVESTIEPRTMDDVVRPLFIKEGFTIGHDVFLAHCPERVLPGNILNELVYNNRLIGGVTSKCSKVASNVYRSFVKGEIIETEAKTAELSKLMENTYRDINIAIANELTKICHELEINVLDVIEMANKHPRVNIHSPGPGVGGHCLAVDPYFIYSKTPHLANLIKVARDTNNSMPDYVVEQVENLLDGVNEPKVSIFGLSYKGNVDDIRESPSLQVFKLLRSSGYTVSIYDPHVEHHLCETLETCIKDSDLIVVLTDHNEFKTLDHKKIASCMRSPLVLDTKNCITPQFNSELEIINFGNMFLYK; encoded by the coding sequence GTGAATATATGTGTAATAGGGTTAGGATATATAGGATTGCCGACCGCTGCAATGTTTGCTCATCATGGTCACCAAGTTTACGGGGTTGATACAAGAAGAGAAGTAGTCGAATTAATAAATAAGGGACTCATCCATATTGAGGAACCTGGACTATCTGAGTTGGTTTCTGATGTCTCCCTACATGGCCTATTAAAAGCAGGTACAAAACCAATAGAAGCAGACGTTTACATTATTGCAGTACCAACACCAAATCAGCATGATGAGTATATGTCATGTGATTTAAGTAATGTGTTAAGTGCGTGTCGTGCAATTATTCCTTATGTAAAAGAGAAAAACATTGTAATCGTTGAATCAACAATTGAACCAAGAACAATGGATGATGTCGTTAGACCGCTATTTATAAAGGAAGGATTCACTATCGGTCACGACGTATTCTTGGCTCACTGTCCGGAACGCGTTTTACCAGGAAATATTTTGAATGAGTTGGTTTATAACAATCGACTAATCGGGGGTGTCACCTCTAAATGTTCAAAGGTTGCATCAAACGTGTATCGATCGTTCGTAAAAGGTGAAATCATTGAAACTGAGGCTAAAACTGCTGAACTTTCTAAACTAATGGAGAATACGTATCGTGATATTAATATTGCAATCGCCAATGAGTTGACAAAAATCTGTCATGAACTTGAAATTAATGTGTTAGACGTGATAGAAATGGCAAATAAGCATCCAAGAGTCAATATCCATAGCCCAGGTCCTGGTGTAGGGGGCCATTGCTTAGCCGTCGATCCATACTTTATTTATTCAAAAACACCACACTTAGCAAACTTAATTAAAGTTGCTCGTGATACAAATAATAGTATGCCGGACTATGTTGTTGAACAAGTTGAAAATCTATTAGACGGAGTTAATGAGCCAAAAGTTTCTATTTTTGGATTAAGTTATAAGGGGAATGTTGATGATATTCGGGAAAGTCCATCACTTCAAGTGTTTAAACTTTTAAGGTCAAGTGGTTACACAGTATCTATCTACGATCCACATGTAGAACACCATCTGTGTGAAACGTTAGAAACGTGTATAAAGGATTCAGACTTAATAGTAGTCCTTACAGATCATAATGAATTTAAAACATTGGACCATAAAAAAATAGCATCTTGTATGCGGTCTCCACTTGTATTGGATACTAAAAACTGTATCACTCCACAGTTCAATTCAGAACTCGAAATTATTAACTTTGGAAATATGTTTTTATATAAATGA
- a CDS encoding DUF6077 domain-containing protein: MNLQLVFAITILFGIYYTTGTSLKHILRLKYKGFNVLVGFLAIFGLFHILAIIPTLLHLPFDLIAYRILPLVLMMAVIMTVVRFFYYRHYEFEKINKWLMITTLVFLSLYYLFDFIVFGDASFYLPLIKQNIGVEHVYLDGGSPWSGNPNLEIGYMRAFVTYELFVGSLASIFQVDSTIFSVNVMSALNLIIILTSWYSFFSHLFKKEVRGQNAYLLFLFMFICSNVTIHRVFHPLNAFNFMTNLYAGKTIYFYAVLPLFFIIINKVSKLTKGSLFIVLFALNLIVPGLTASSLFMQLILSLSVFAYFLLIRQPEDITLGKFLLSTLTPLSIHYLVMIFLRTFNHVGILMKMALLITAIFISVSSYYLVLNDGHILKTKKRIIRLGFIYIYTLIALISTGYFIYFLINHPLRWNYVGTFIQAHVRNGFNLIIFYAISILGMNYILKDDDREHQLSLIFFWLPIILVVLFLNPFTGFLTARLITSFSMYHRILYLFPLGYLAAYFLASKKQYKHLMIYIVLILFPGNSIFNDLRLMHHTDEHPYYRVDHDVVDVGHYFEKQDERFKIIGVTDITRGIRIISTNVELVIDEYDLRQREYNLYKDEDLLNLFLAVNDQAPLLIDDFKSVTSEYEIDKVVVYKNSAICMQLTYHGYEKETVGKYAIITLNHHP, encoded by the coding sequence ATGAATTTACAATTAGTGTTTGCTATAACGATTCTTTTTGGAATCTATTATACAACTGGAACATCCCTTAAACATATATTACGCTTGAAATACAAAGGGTTTAATGTACTTGTAGGTTTTCTAGCAATTTTTGGATTATTTCATATTCTTGCTATAATACCAACACTTTTACATCTCCCGTTTGATCTAATTGCCTATCGAATATTACCACTTGTGTTGATGATGGCAGTGATTATGACTGTGGTGCGGTTTTTTTACTATAGGCATTATGAGTTTGAAAAAATAAATAAGTGGTTAATGATAACGACTCTAGTGTTTCTAAGCCTATACTATTTGTTTGATTTCATCGTATTCGGTGATGCAAGTTTTTACTTACCGCTTATTAAACAGAATATCGGAGTTGAGCATGTTTATTTAGATGGTGGTTCTCCTTGGTCAGGAAATCCAAATCTAGAAATAGGATATATGCGTGCGTTTGTTACCTATGAGTTATTTGTTGGTTCATTAGCTAGTATATTTCAGGTTGATTCAACCATCTTTTCTGTAAATGTAATGTCAGCATTAAACTTGATCATTATTTTAACAAGTTGGTACTCATTTTTTTCCCATTTGTTTAAGAAAGAAGTAAGAGGTCAAAATGCTTATTTGTTGTTTTTATTTATGTTTATATGTTCAAATGTGACCATCCATCGAGTCTTTCACCCACTCAATGCGTTTAATTTTATGACTAATCTGTATGCGGGAAAGACGATTTATTTTTATGCAGTTCTTCCTCTTTTTTTCATCATAATCAATAAAGTTTCTAAGCTTACAAAGGGAAGTCTTTTTATCGTTCTTTTTGCGTTAAACTTAATTGTACCTGGTTTAACCGCTTCGAGTTTATTTATGCAATTAATATTAAGTTTATCTGTATTTGCGTATTTCTTATTAATCAGACAACCAGAAGATATTACCTTAGGAAAGTTTCTACTATCAACACTGACACCTCTATCCATTCATTATTTAGTTATGATTTTCTTAAGAACCTTTAATCACGTTGGAATCTTAATGAAAATGGCACTACTCATTACTGCAATTTTTATTAGTGTATCATCCTATTATTTAGTTCTTAATGATGGCCATATTCTAAAAACAAAGAAACGGATTATTCGTCTAGGATTTATTTATATTTATACATTAATTGCCCTTATTTCTACTGGTTACTTTATTTATTTTTTAATTAATCATCCTCTAAGGTGGAATTACGTAGGAACATTTATACAGGCTCATGTAAGGAATGGGTTCAATTTAATTATCTTCTACGCAATCAGTATTCTAGGTATGAACTATATACTTAAAGACGATGATCGGGAACATCAATTAAGTTTAATTTTTTTCTGGCTACCGATTATACTTGTCGTTTTATTTTTGAATCCATTTACTGGATTCTTAACAGCCAGACTCATAACGAGTTTTAGTATGTATCACCGTATTTTATACTTATTTCCTCTAGGCTATCTAGCTGCTTACTTTTTAGCTTCAAAAAAACAGTATAAACACCTTATGATATATATTGTTTTGATCCTATTTCCTGGAAATTCTATCTTTAATGACTTAAGGTTAATGCATCATACGGATGAACACCCCTATTATCGAGTCGATCATGATGTTGTTGATGTAGGACATTATTTTGAAAAACAGGATGAACGGTTTAAAATAATAGGCGTTACTGATATTACACGTGGTATTCGAATCATTTCTACGAATGTAGAACTCGTTATTGATGAGTATGATTTAAGGCAACGTGAATATAACTTATATAAAGATGAAGACTTATTAAATCTATTTCTTGCCGTTAATGATCAGGCGCCTCTCTTAATAGATGATTTTAAATCGGTTACATCTGAGTATGAGATTGATAAAGTAGTGGTATATAAAAACTCAGCAATATGTATGCAATTAACCTATCATGGATATGAAAAAGAAACAGTCGGTAAATATGCTATTATTACATTAAATCATCATCCGTAA
- a CDS encoding glycosyltransferase family 2 protein — translation MNEKISIICPVYNSASYLKQMINCLEFQTATDYKVYFVNDASTDQSAELLDAIHDDRIFVIHNSSNIGAQASREKGYLNATGEYVLFIDSDDYLELDALEKIMCKIKSEAPDIIIYDYRIISEDNKKLYTFYNSTLLYREQFPTNVKTHKELLLSKPGFINKCFKRTLLDRFVTFPNLRIAQDLASVPILIQHAKRISYINEPIYNYRYVHTSISHRVTDQIKDVLLAIDHLREQIDDVYKEELEFIALSHILFQISKLPKLNDATKRHAIYNEFKCYIKTHFPNYKRNKYLKKRGFHRIIAFVFLNETLFFNRLFKWALDSIKGNEFLNTRIYRFDK, via the coding sequence ATGAATGAGAAAATAAGTATTATATGTCCGGTTTATAATTCAGCCAGTTACCTAAAACAAATGATTAACTGTCTCGAATTTCAAACTGCAACCGATTATAAAGTTTATTTTGTAAATGATGCTTCAACCGATCAAAGTGCTGAGCTATTAGATGCTATTCACGATGATCGGATTTTTGTCATTCATAATTCTAGTAATATAGGTGCTCAAGCATCACGAGAAAAGGGATACTTAAACGCGACGGGGGAGTATGTCTTATTTATTGATAGTGATGATTACTTAGAGTTAGATGCATTAGAAAAAATCATGTGTAAGATAAAGAGCGAAGCTCCAGATATTATTATTTACGACTATAGAATTATTAGTGAAGATAATAAGAAGTTATACACGTTCTATAACTCAACGCTCTTATACAGGGAGCAGTTTCCTACAAATGTCAAAACTCATAAGGAGTTATTGTTATCAAAACCAGGGTTCATAAATAAATGTTTTAAGCGGACATTACTAGACCGGTTTGTAACCTTCCCTAATTTAAGGATTGCTCAAGATTTAGCAAGCGTTCCAATTTTAATCCAACATGCAAAAAGAATTAGTTATATAAATGAACCAATTTATAATTATCGTTACGTTCATACTAGTATTTCGCATAGGGTAACGGATCAAATTAAAGATGTGTTACTTGCTATTGACCATTTAAGGGAACAAATCGATGATGTGTATAAAGAGGAGTTAGAGTTTATCGCACTATCACATATCTTGTTTCAGATTAGCAAGTTACCGAAATTAAATGATGCAACTAAGCGTCATGCGATCTATAATGAGTTTAAATGTTATATTAAAACTCATTTTCCTAATTATAAGAGAAATAAGTATCTCAAAAAAAGGGGATTCCATCGTATTATTGCATTTGTTTTTTTAAATGAAACCCTTTTTTTTAACCGTTTGTTTAAATGGGCGTTAGATTCTATAAAGGGAAATGAGTTCTTAAATACAAGAATTTATCGTTTTGATAAATAA
- a CDS encoding BCCT family transporter, producing the protein MELEQQAKAQAIEQEQLEKKLEEKLYSRNFTKFGLDMNPVVSITAGLIILLLSIYAFLNLEQANIQFNNVKSFIVTNADWVFILSSNFFIIVALYLAFSRLGRVRIGGVHAEPEFSNFAWYSMLISAGMGIGLMFWAVGEPLSHFNGNPPIFLSEQDSFTAMAATFFHWGLHPWGIYALISLALAYFAYNKKLPLSLRSVFYPIFKDKVFGLLGDFIDILAVLSCLFGLATSLGLGVRQINGGVSFLFPNIPNNTIIQVILIAVITAAATVSVVTGIDKGVQFLSKMNIRIAFVFMVAILLLGPTAYIIRLFSNSVGLYFNDFISSSFFLATSSGDAKDFQSGWSIFYLAWWISWSPFVGMFIARISKGRSIKEFILAVLIIPSLLSFVWLSVFGGTAMHVDQMTNGALNTVVSASVEEGLFEMINLLHIPYFGQVIKTLLSLIGTILVISFFVTSSDSGSLVVDNITSGGKLDSPVPQRVFWACMEGFIAAVLLLIGGATALDTLQTAVIATGLPFAIVLTIMTFLLLGSLQQTYKKQKRIRDVKQFRRLRKLTKRDSIKK; encoded by the coding sequence ATGGAACTTGAACAACAAGCTAAAGCACAAGCAATAGAACAAGAACAATTAGAAAAAAAATTAGAGGAAAAGTTATATAGTCGCAATTTCACTAAATTTGGTTTAGATATGAATCCTGTTGTTTCTATTACAGCTGGATTAATTATCTTACTATTATCAATTTATGCCTTTTTAAATCTAGAACAGGCAAACATTCAGTTTAATAATGTTAAATCGTTTATTGTAACGAACGCCGATTGGGTCTTCATTCTATCAAGTAATTTCTTTATTATTGTTGCATTATACCTAGCATTTTCACGTTTAGGAAGAGTTAGAATCGGTGGAGTCCATGCTGAACCTGAGTTTTCTAACTTTGCCTGGTATTCGATGCTGATTTCTGCTGGTATGGGAATAGGACTAATGTTCTGGGCTGTGGGTGAACCACTTAGTCACTTTAATGGAAATCCACCTATTTTTTTGTCTGAGCAAGATTCGTTTACTGCGATGGCAGCTACCTTCTTTCATTGGGGACTCCATCCTTGGGGAATCTATGCATTGATTTCACTTGCACTAGCCTACTTTGCATATAATAAGAAGCTACCTTTATCACTGAGATCTGTTTTCTATCCCATTTTTAAGGATAAAGTATTCGGACTTTTAGGTGACTTTATTGATATTCTAGCAGTATTATCGTGTTTATTTGGACTTGCCACATCACTCGGACTAGGTGTAAGACAAATTAACGGTGGTGTTTCATTTTTGTTTCCAAACATACCAAATAATACGATCATTCAAGTAATTCTTATTGCAGTTATTACAGCTGCTGCTACCGTATCAGTTGTAACGGGAATCGACAAAGGGGTTCAATTCCTTTCTAAGATGAATATTCGAATTGCGTTTGTATTTATGGTAGCTATATTACTTTTAGGGCCTACTGCTTATATTATAAGGTTGTTCTCAAATTCAGTAGGGTTGTATTTCAATGATTTTATTAGTTCTTCCTTCTTCTTAGCAACAAGTTCAGGAGATGCAAAAGATTTTCAAAGTGGATGGTCAATCTTCTACCTTGCTTGGTGGATTTCATGGTCTCCATTTGTAGGGATGTTTATTGCTCGTATTTCTAAAGGACGATCGATTAAAGAGTTTATCCTAGCCGTTTTAATTATCCCCTCACTTCTATCCTTTGTATGGCTATCCGTATTTGGTGGTACAGCCATGCATGTTGATCAAATGACAAACGGCGCTTTAAATACGGTCGTATCTGCAAGTGTCGAAGAAGGGTTATTTGAAATGATTAATCTGTTACACATACCTTATTTTGGTCAAGTGATTAAAACGTTACTGTCATTAATTGGAACGATTTTAGTCATCTCATTTTTTGTGACATCGAGTGACTCCGGTTCATTAGTGGTAGATAATATTACATCAGGTGGTAAACTTGATTCACCTGTTCCTCAGCGTGTATTCTGGGCATGTATGGAAGGATTTATAGCTGCGGTTCTATTATTAATCGGTGGTGCCACTGCACTCGATACTTTACAAACTGCTGTTATTGCAACAGGACTACCATTTGCGATTGTCCTGACTATAATGACTTTCTTGCTACTCGGAAGTTTACAGCAAACTTATAAAAAGCAAAAACGAATTCGAGATGTGAAACAATTTAGACGACTTCGGAAACTAACAAAAAGAGATAGTATAAAAAAATAA
- a CDS encoding cation diffusion facilitator family transporter: MEELEFRHKQARRVTFIGMLINIILVFVKFIFGFFGKSQALIADAVHSLSDFLSDIVILISMRYTKKPADDDHNYGHGKFETLATVMIGLLLIIVGFSLLRENGLIIWNFLFKGATIQSPKFVALYGVFTSIILKEISFYMTIVVAKKTGNESLRANAWHHRSDSISSIAALIGIGIALIFGESFAVFDPIASLVVSLFIMKVGLDIILPGVNQLVEASLSNDELEKIKKMTDSVDGVLNFHDLRTRKIGHYIAIDVHIMVDPDLSIEEAHNIATYLEFDYKHEFGRHTLVVIHIEPYFIDRSPI, from the coding sequence ATGGAAGAGTTAGAGTTTAGACATAAACAAGCGAGAAGAGTAACTTTTATAGGGATGCTCATTAATATTATCCTAGTTTTTGTGAAGTTTATTTTCGGATTCTTTGGCAAAAGTCAGGCATTAATTGCAGATGCCGTACACTCGCTTTCTGATTTCCTTAGTGACATTGTAATATTGATCAGCATGAGGTATACAAAAAAACCAGCTGACGATGATCATAACTATGGGCATGGTAAATTTGAAACATTAGCAACTGTAATGATTGGACTTCTACTAATTATTGTTGGTTTCTCGTTACTACGAGAAAATGGGTTAATCATATGGAACTTTTTATTTAAAGGTGCAACTATTCAAAGCCCTAAGTTTGTAGCACTTTATGGTGTGTTTACATCGATTATATTAAAAGAAATCTCATTTTATATGACGATTGTAGTTGCTAAGAAAACGGGGAATGAGTCTCTAAGAGCAAACGCCTGGCATCATCGTTCTGATTCCATCTCATCAATTGCAGCTCTAATTGGTATAGGAATTGCACTGATATTTGGGGAATCGTTTGCTGTTTTTGATCCAATTGCATCACTTGTTGTCAGTCTATTTATTATGAAGGTGGGACTTGACATAATTTTACCGGGTGTGAACCAACTCGTAGAGGCCTCACTCTCAAATGATGAGCTAGAAAAAATTAAAAAGATGACAGACTCAGTCGATGGGGTCCTTAACTTCCATGATTTAAGAACTAGAAAAATAGGTCACTATATCGCAATTGATGTTCATATTATGGTTGATCCTGATCTTAGCATAGAAGAAGCACATAATATCGCAACCTACTTAGAGTTTGATTATAAACATGAGTTTGGACGTCATACGCTGGTTGTGATCCATATTGAACCGTACTTCATTGATAGAAGTCCGATTTAA
- a CDS encoding glycosyltransferase family 2 protein, with translation MIPAFNEEKTLEHVVNQIIDLYGEYDYIIINDGSTDRTPEICREKGYNFIDLPINTGLGIVIQTGFKYALYNGYDYAVQFDCDGQHYPEYIEGLLTKALEGYNLVIGSRFMNMKKGFKLRMLGSRILSLLIYLTTDRYIADPTSGFRIYDRDMMKFYARDMNAYPEPDDLVYQLQRGKKIAEIPVEMGDRIAGLSYFNLITGAIFMLNMTISILFIQMFRKKRRDFYH, from the coding sequence ATGATTCCTGCCTTTAATGAGGAGAAGACTCTTGAACACGTTGTAAACCAAATTATTGATTTATATGGTGAGTATGATTATATTATAATTAATGATGGGAGCACCGATCGTACCCCGGAAATATGTAGAGAGAAGGGATATAATTTTATTGACCTTCCTATTAATACTGGGCTTGGCATTGTTATTCAAACAGGATTTAAATATGCCCTATATAATGGATATGATTATGCGGTACAATTTGATTGTGATGGTCAACACTACCCTGAATATATTGAAGGACTCCTAACTAAGGCATTAGAAGGCTATAATCTTGTAATTGGGTCTCGCTTTATGAATATGAAAAAAGGGTTTAAACTTCGCATGTTAGGATCTAGAATTCTCTCCCTTCTGATTTATCTTACAACAGACCGGTATATTGCGGATCCGACTTCTGGGTTCCGTATTTACGACCGTGACATGATGAAGTTTTATGCAAGAGATATGAATGCCTATCCTGAACCAGATGATTTAGTGTATCAATTACAGCGTGGAAAAAAGATTGCTGAGATCCCTGTTGAAATGGGAGATCGTATTGCAGGGCTTAGTTACTTTAATCTTATTACTGGTGCGATTTTCATGCTTAATATGACAATTTCAATATTGTTTATTCAAATGTTTCGTAAAAAACGAAGAGATTTTTATCATTAA